One Pseudoalteromonas sp. UG3-2 DNA window includes the following coding sequences:
- a CDS encoding NPP1 family protein encodes MKSKLACLAVTVLSSNTVLAEDFIPLDQALPPSYVINGTEPVFDFDKDGCLPAGAISRTGKQNSGEPIGGSITRDCRYESLLARSNTYHRYACHENDQGQFCGHLYELYFEKDQALHFFGGGHRHDVETVAIWTHDGIVTHGSVSAHGTLETKPRSQLPMENGHLKVVYHKDGILTHAFRFAKPGEAAENTYNRFVTPTIVSWYEMTGDGISNQGMRDRLNQFSYGSASFKIRDGVFIRQLNNAKPASYPTFTQQDALNSQ; translated from the coding sequence ATGAAATCAAAACTAGCCTGCTTAGCTGTAACTGTTTTAAGTAGTAACACAGTACTTGCTGAAGACTTTATTCCTCTTGATCAAGCTTTACCGCCCAGCTACGTCATAAATGGTACCGAGCCTGTGTTTGACTTTGATAAAGATGGTTGTTTGCCCGCTGGGGCCATTAGTCGAACTGGTAAACAAAACAGTGGCGAGCCAATTGGAGGTTCTATCACTAGAGACTGCCGCTACGAAAGTTTATTGGCCAGATCTAACACCTACCATAGATATGCATGCCATGAAAATGACCAAGGCCAGTTCTGCGGCCATCTGTATGAGCTTTACTTTGAAAAAGATCAAGCCTTACATTTCTTTGGTGGTGGACACAGGCACGACGTGGAAACCGTAGCGATATGGACACACGACGGCATTGTAACCCACGGCAGCGTTAGTGCGCATGGCACCCTTGAGACTAAACCCAGATCACAACTTCCTATGGAAAATGGCCATTTAAAGGTCGTTTACCACAAAGATGGCATTCTGACGCATGCATTTAGGTTTGCTAAACCTGGCGAGGCAGCAGAAAATACTTATAACCGTTTTGTTACCCCTACCATTGTAAGTTGGTATGAAATGACCGGCGATGGGATCAGTAATCAAGGGATGCGAGATAGGCTCAACCAATTTTCATATGGATCGGCGAGTTTTAAAATCCGTGACGGGGTTTTTATTCGTCAACTTAATAACGCCAAGCCTGCAAGCTACCCAACTTTTACCCAGCAGGATGCGTTGAACTCTCAATAA
- a CDS encoding alkaline phosphatase D family protein, producing MAAQLKQLPKVLMGPMLRRVEAAKVCIQLVTCKPVSLDVVIADAKTECAVETFRLGEACFLHFVLVTSSKPLPDGKLLRYLLVVDDEAYQPDYLMYDQQSLSFAVPNNIEQVLHGSCRNPHHHSKDSLHTADKWQSQQRELGEIGADLCIFSGDQIYADDVAGAMLLAIRQLIERLGLYPEEPLNLALPEDQQAQLYQRHHYLPKTPWQDRSKLSPSYWLRKDEPHFSSVKAYNHLIFFEEFVACYLLNFSHLAWQLVNLDALNYDGGNAKLRAIFNSEREAILDFIETLPAAERLCANVPVLMMFDDHDVTDDWNLTAKWEQAIANHKVSTRIISNGLISYWLFQGMGNDALAATGELKQGFRNSLQDNRWAFTAFDKQVRRFGQWHYCLDTFPKVVVLDTRTHRWRNEQDFNEPSGLMDWEMLMELQETLIDHSAVLMVSPAPVFGVKAIETIQAVFNACGDPLVVDVENWMAHEGAAKKLIEIFKRADTPKETIILSGDVHYSFCFSVQARFGRHDNRIWQLTASGIKNEFPKSLIRVLDKLDTILYAKYSPLNLFTKRWQLKVSKHNSSHGTQGYLVSDSAISLVTLEAGKLEKYELLHGSGIHSHFDLQ from the coding sequence ATGGCAGCCCAGCTTAAGCAGTTACCTAAGGTCTTAATGGGCCCGATGTTACGTCGGGTCGAAGCTGCTAAGGTTTGTATTCAGCTGGTAACGTGTAAGCCGGTGTCACTGGATGTGGTGATTGCCGATGCTAAAACCGAATGCGCCGTGGAAACCTTTCGCTTAGGTGAAGCTTGCTTTTTGCACTTTGTATTAGTCACCAGTTCCAAGCCCTTACCCGATGGCAAGTTACTGCGCTATTTGTTGGTAGTGGATGATGAGGCTTACCAACCTGACTACCTTATGTACGATCAACAAAGTTTGAGTTTTGCAGTGCCAAACAACATTGAACAAGTACTGCATGGCTCATGCAGAAACCCTCACCATCACAGTAAAGACAGCCTGCATACGGCTGATAAGTGGCAGTCGCAGCAACGCGAGCTAGGTGAAATAGGGGCTGACTTATGTATTTTTTCTGGCGATCAGATTTATGCCGATGATGTCGCAGGGGCCATGCTGTTGGCAATTAGGCAGCTGATTGAACGCTTAGGCCTTTACCCAGAAGAGCCCCTTAACTTAGCACTGCCAGAAGATCAGCAGGCGCAGTTATATCAGCGCCACCATTATTTACCCAAAACGCCGTGGCAAGATCGCTCTAAATTATCGCCCAGTTATTGGTTACGTAAAGACGAGCCGCACTTTTCTAGTGTTAAGGCATACAATCACTTAATCTTTTTTGAAGAGTTTGTTGCTTGTTACTTGCTTAACTTCTCGCATTTGGCTTGGCAGCTAGTCAACCTCGATGCTCTCAATTATGACGGTGGCAATGCTAAGTTGCGGGCTATCTTTAATAGTGAGCGAGAAGCCATACTAGACTTCATCGAGACGTTACCAGCCGCCGAGCGCCTATGCGCGAACGTTCCGGTGCTAATGATGTTTGACGACCACGATGTCACCGATGACTGGAACCTGACGGCGAAGTGGGAGCAAGCCATTGCCAATCACAAGGTCAGCACTCGGATTATCAGTAATGGTTTGATCAGTTATTGGTTATTTCAAGGCATGGGCAATGATGCGTTGGCGGCCACCGGTGAGTTAAAGCAGGGGTTTCGTAACAGCTTGCAAGACAATCGCTGGGCGTTTACTGCGTTTGACAAACAAGTGCGCCGCTTTGGCCAGTGGCATTACTGTTTAGATACTTTTCCAAAAGTGGTGGTGTTAGACACTCGAACACACCGTTGGCGCAATGAGCAAGACTTTAACGAGCCCAGTGGTTTAATGGACTGGGAAATGCTGATGGAGCTGCAAGAAACCCTCATTGATCACAGTGCGGTACTTATGGTGAGTCCTGCACCAGTGTTTGGTGTTAAAGCCATCGAAACCATTCAAGCGGTGTTTAATGCCTGTGGCGATCCTTTGGTGGTGGATGTTGAAAACTGGATGGCTCATGAGGGAGCCGCGAAAAAGCTTATCGAGATCTTCAAACGTGCCGACACGCCAAAAGAGACCATTATTCTCTCTGGCGATGTGCACTATTCGTTTTGTTTTTCCGTGCAGGCGCGTTTTGGTCGCCATGACAACCGTATTTGGCAGCTTACGGCCTCGGGGATAAAAAATGAGTTTCCAAAATCGTTGATCCGAGTCCTAGATAAGCTAGATACCATTTTGTATGCCAAATACAGTCCGCTTAATTTATTCACCAAACGTTGGCAGCTGAAAGTAAGCAAACATAACTCCTCCCACGGCACACAAGGTTACTTGGTGTCTGACTCTGCCATCAGTCTAGTCACACTAGAAGCAGGAAAACTAGAAAAGTACGAGCTGCTGCATGGCTCAGGGATCCACAGTCATTTTGACTTGCAGTGA
- a CDS encoding TatD family hydrolase — protein sequence MIVDSHCHLDRLDFDKLGLSLEQVLANARQKQVEHFLCVSVTLEQFPDMLEKISQFDDVSASCGVHPLDQKDQLDVDKLRQLAAYDKVVAVGETGLDYYYAKDTHQVQQQSFAGHIDIANELQKPLIIHTRDAKADTLDIMRAHNAENCGGVLHCFTEDWDMAKQAIDMGFYISISGIVTFKNATELKEVVKQLPMDRLLIETDSPYLAPVPHRGKTNQPAYVQDVAYYISELKGLSYKQLAQQTTENFYNLFNLVKRQHGSPA from the coding sequence ATGATAGTAGACTCTCATTGTCATTTAGACAGACTCGATTTTGATAAGCTAGGCTTAAGCTTAGAACAAGTGCTAGCCAATGCGAGACAAAAACAGGTAGAACACTTTTTGTGTGTTAGCGTAACGCTGGAACAGTTTCCCGATATGCTCGAGAAAATCAGCCAGTTTGATGACGTTTCGGCGTCCTGTGGCGTCCACCCACTGGATCAAAAAGATCAGTTAGATGTGGATAAGTTACGCCAATTGGCCGCGTACGATAAAGTGGTCGCGGTTGGCGAGACAGGGCTTGATTATTACTACGCTAAAGACACCCATCAAGTGCAGCAGCAAAGTTTTGCTGGGCATATAGATATAGCCAATGAGCTGCAAAAACCTTTGATCATCCATACCCGTGATGCCAAGGCCGATACCCTTGATATTATGCGCGCCCACAACGCTGAAAACTGCGGTGGCGTGCTGCATTGCTTTACCGAAGACTGGGATATGGCCAAGCAAGCCATTGATATGGGCTTTTATATTTCCATTTCGGGCATTGTTACCTTCAAAAATGCCACAGAGCTAAAAGAAGTGGTTAAGCAATTGCCCATGGACCGACTGTTGATTGAAACCGACTCACCGTATTTGGCACCAGTGCCACATCGTGGCAAAACCAATCAGCCTGCTTACGTTCAAGATGTGGCGTATTATATTTCTGAATTAAAAGGCTTAAGTTACAAACAGCTGGCACAGCAAACCACAGAAAACTTTTATAACCTATTTAACTTGGTAAAGCGCCAACATGGCAGCCCAGCTTAA
- a CDS encoding PilZ domain-containing protein has protein sequence MQALLADFEDLDELYRCYMPFLKSGGMFIKSNGHFEMGQPLTLRVTLPDALEADEVEVEVAWLTPQGAQNSNPPGVGVAFKDAPALNDKINKLLGSMLHSDKPTYTM, from the coding sequence ATGCAAGCGCTACTTGCAGACTTTGAAGATTTAGATGAGTTATATCGCTGTTATATGCCGTTTTTAAAGTCGGGCGGCATGTTTATTAAATCCAACGGCCACTTTGAAATGGGGCAGCCACTGACGTTGCGGGTGACTTTACCCGATGCCTTAGAAGCGGACGAGGTAGAGGTCGAAGTGGCTTGGCTTACACCTCAAGGTGCACAAAATTCCAATCCGCCTGGTGTGGGTGTCGCTTTTAAAGACGCGCCGGCACTAAACGATAAAATTAATAAGCTTCTGGGTAGCATGTTGCACTCAGATAAACCCACTTACACCATGTAG
- the holB gene encoding DNA polymerase III subunit delta': MRDTPAWHQASLDYLNAAKNSGRLHHAQLISGKVGVGKALLAEHLSEGLLCLQPNGITPCGQCKSCSLNRSGNHPDKLLVASEGKSIGVDEIREISDFANHSAQQGGNKVALIEQGHLMTHSAANALLKTLEEPNPGRYLIITSDDDSKLPATILSRCNKVVMHSPTHEQAQQWLTQQGIACDYPWFSEFARQPLMVAKWHQQERFDEITSLYQAAIQLTPESADVVEKILLKNNDLSEVFARFVLNRVQKALMHDNSIDFSGYQSLVESVHRFMYEQKNVLGLNQHLSISKLLFILQKLL; this comes from the coding sequence ATGCGCGATACACCAGCATGGCATCAAGCAAGCTTAGATTATTTAAATGCGGCCAAAAACAGTGGTCGGCTGCACCATGCTCAACTGATTTCGGGTAAAGTAGGGGTAGGAAAAGCCTTGCTTGCTGAGCATCTCAGTGAGGGGTTATTATGCCTGCAGCCAAATGGTATTACCCCTTGTGGCCAGTGTAAGTCTTGTTCTTTGAACCGCTCAGGAAACCACCCCGATAAGTTGCTGGTGGCGAGCGAAGGCAAATCCATTGGCGTTGATGAAATTCGTGAAATCAGTGATTTTGCTAATCATTCGGCGCAGCAGGGCGGCAATAAAGTGGCGTTAATTGAGCAAGGGCACTTAATGACGCATTCTGCCGCCAATGCACTGTTAAAAACCTTGGAAGAGCCCAACCCTGGTCGCTACTTGATCATCACCAGTGACGACGACAGCAAGCTGCCTGCAACGATTTTAAGCCGTTGTAATAAAGTGGTGATGCATTCTCCCACCCACGAACAGGCACAGCAGTGGTTAACTCAGCAAGGCATTGCTTGCGATTATCCGTGGTTTAGTGAGTTCGCACGCCAGCCACTAATGGTAGCCAAGTGGCACCAGCAAGAGCGCTTTGATGAGATCACAAGCTTGTATCAAGCCGCGATTCAATTAACCCCAGAAAGCGCCGATGTCGTAGAAAAGATACTTCTCAAAAACAATGACTTGAGCGAAGTGTTTGCCCGTTTTGTGCTTAATCGTGTGCAAAAAGCACTCATGCATGATAACAGCATAGACTTTAGCGGCTATCAAAGCCTAGTGGAAAGCGTGCATCGTTTTATGTACGAGCAAAAAAATGTGTTAGGGTTAAATCAACACTTAAGTATTTCTAAGTTGTTATTTATCTTGCAAAAACTGCTGTAA
- the tmk gene encoding dTMP kinase, giving the protein MNKGFMLACDGSNGAGKTTVIKGIEAHLKGLGVEVVMTREPGGTVISEKIRDVILDPSTPEMTDITELMLFGAARAQHVQEKIIPALQAGKVVISDRFDAATFSFQHYARGLDYNTIKTINDLVLGGFKADMNLILDLDPQEGLKRVKSRGEGLDRLEDEKLQFLERARTGYLQQAEREPERFCVIDASQSQEQVLAQSITLVERLLSSHQVRVS; this is encoded by the coding sequence ATGAACAAAGGCTTTATGTTAGCCTGCGATGGCAGTAATGGCGCAGGCAAAACAACCGTTATCAAGGGAATAGAAGCACACCTAAAAGGGCTAGGTGTTGAGGTGGTGATGACGCGGGAACCGGGTGGCACGGTCATTTCTGAAAAAATCCGTGACGTAATTTTAGATCCCTCAACTCCCGAAATGACAGACATAACAGAGCTGATGTTGTTTGGTGCGGCGCGAGCGCAACACGTTCAAGAAAAAATCATCCCAGCACTGCAAGCCGGAAAAGTGGTGATATCTGACCGCTTTGATGCCGCCACCTTTAGCTTTCAACATTACGCTCGAGGCCTTGATTACAATACCATTAAAACTATTAATGATTTAGTACTCGGTGGCTTTAAAGCAGACATGAACCTGATTTTAGATTTAGACCCACAAGAAGGCTTAAAACGTGTGAAATCGCGCGGCGAAGGCCTTGACCGCCTTGAGGATGAAAAGCTGCAGTTTTTAGAGCGAGCCAGAACGGGTTATTTACAACAAGCCGAGCGTGAGCCTGAACGTTTTTGTGTTATTGATGCCAGCCAAAGTCAAGAGCAAGTATTAGCGCAAAGCATTACGCTGGTTGAACGTTTGCTGAGCAGCCATCAAGTTCGGGTATCTTAA
- a CDS encoding alpha/beta hydrolase — protein MQSEVTFQSDKITLVGTLTRPQCEAPPPCVIMVHGSGAQDRDGNISGFNTEIFKYLAEYLADKGIASFRYDKRGCGNSEGNFNVAGLSDMVADASAAIDFISNQSDVINSSEIYLLGHSEGAVLAPEIAATRPELAGIIMLCASLRSFEEDGVKNAEILNRDLNKITGLKGKMVRLFLYTKDPLETMKKLRHKVETTKAKRIWVAFNRVSTKFYRETFNYDVKSFLQKTQHPILAIGGSKDFQCHPDDTLLISKISPSQTETHIIEDMDHTLRLQREEATIMSYANSCSEPIMPEINEKVYAWIVQAKR, from the coding sequence TTGCAATCAGAAGTCACTTTCCAATCAGATAAAATTACTTTGGTGGGCACGCTTACTAGGCCTCAATGTGAGGCTCCGCCGCCGTGTGTAATTATGGTTCATGGCAGTGGCGCGCAAGATCGCGATGGCAACATCTCTGGTTTTAATACTGAAATTTTTAAATACCTAGCTGAGTATCTAGCAGATAAAGGCATTGCTTCTTTTCGTTATGATAAAAGAGGGTGTGGTAACAGCGAGGGCAACTTTAACGTGGCTGGTTTGTCTGACATGGTTGCAGACGCATCTGCGGCCATTGATTTTATCAGCAACCAAAGCGATGTAATTAACTCAAGCGAAATTTACCTTCTTGGCCACAGTGAGGGCGCAGTCTTGGCGCCTGAAATCGCAGCAACAAGGCCAGAGCTTGCTGGTATAATTATGTTATGTGCCAGCCTTAGGAGCTTTGAAGAAGACGGCGTCAAAAATGCTGAGATATTAAATCGCGATTTAAATAAAATTACGGGACTAAAAGGAAAGATGGTCCGGCTGTTTTTGTATACCAAAGACCCACTAGAGACGATGAAAAAGCTCAGGCATAAGGTTGAAACCACCAAAGCCAAGCGCATATGGGTGGCGTTTAATCGGGTGAGTACCAAGTTTTATCGGGAGACATTTAATTACGACGTTAAATCCTTCTTGCAGAAAACTCAGCATCCGATATTAGCCATTGGCGGGAGCAAAGACTTTCAGTGCCATCCAGATGATACCCTGTTAATTTCAAAAATATCACCAAGCCAAACTGAAACGCACATTATTGAAGATATGGATCACACCTTGAGATTGCAACGCGAAGAAGCGACCATAATGAGCTATGCCAATTCATGCAGTGAGCCAATAATGCCCGAAATAAACGAGAAGGTTTATGCATGGATAGTACAAGCAAAACGCTAG
- a CDS encoding organic hydroperoxide resistance protein, producing MQELQSIAYTAKAKATGGRSGTAQSDDGRLDVSLSTPKGLGGDDGPGTNPEQLFAAGYAACFIGALKLVAGKAKVDLPEETHIDSEVSIGPTDGGFGLAVKLAVAMGDMDKETAQSLVEKAHEVCPYSNATRGNIKVELSVI from the coding sequence ATGCAAGAACTACAAAGTATCGCGTACACGGCCAAAGCAAAAGCAACCGGTGGCCGTAGTGGCACAGCTCAGTCTGATGATGGACGTTTAGATGTGTCTTTATCGACACCCAAAGGCCTAGGTGGTGACGATGGCCCAGGCACTAACCCTGAGCAGTTATTCGCAGCAGGCTATGCGGCTTGTTTTATTGGTGCCTTAAAATTGGTTGCTGGCAAAGCCAAAGTCGACTTGCCAGAAGAGACGCACATTGATTCAGAAGTATCCATTGGCCCAACCGACGGGGGCTTTGGCTTAGCAGTAAAACTTGCCGTGGCTATGGGCGATATGGACAAAGAAACCGCGCAATCACTGGTCGAAAAGGCCCATGAAGTGTGCCCTTATTCAAATGCTACTCGTGGCAACATCAAAGTTGAGCTTTCGGTGATTTAA
- a CDS encoding MarR family winged helix-turn-helix transcriptional regulator, translated as MKYPQLKLDNQICHRLYMASNGIARAYRQWLDELELTYPQYVVMMALWEKDNISIAELLDKTHIDGGAMTQILKKMSDKHLLSIVKSEQDKRKRVLKLQPKGTELQHQAAMIPEQIRCHFPSITETEAHTLISLLDKINNDISLKSND; from the coding sequence ATGAAGTACCCGCAACTCAAATTAGATAATCAAATTTGTCACCGCCTCTACATGGCGTCTAATGGCATTGCCCGCGCTTATCGGCAATGGTTAGACGAGCTGGAATTAACCTACCCACAATATGTCGTCATGATGGCGCTGTGGGAAAAAGACAACATTAGTATTGCTGAGTTGCTCGACAAAACACACATCGATGGCGGTGCCATGACGCAAATTTTAAAAAAGATGAGTGATAAACACTTGCTCAGTATCGTAAAGAGTGAGCAAGATAAGCGTAAGCGCGTGTTGAAGTTACAACCGAAAGGCACAGAGTTACAGCATCAAGCAGCGATGATCCCAGAGCAGATCCGCTGTCACTTTCCGAGCATTACTGAAACCGAAGCACATACGTTGATAAGTTTATTGGATAAAATAAACAATGATATCTCGCTCAAAAGCAATGATTAA
- the sbcB gene encoding exodeoxyribonuclease I, translated as MAEHNEQSLQPTIYWHDFESFGATPQKDRPSQFAGIRTDLDLNIIGEPLIEYCQPAPDYLPQPQACLVTGITPQMALQKGLNEAEFMAKIHNEFAQPQTCVAGYNSIRFDDELTRYSLYRNFYDPYEREWQNGNSRWDIIDLVRACYALRPDGIEWPLREDGNPSFKLEHLTLANGIEHGAAHDALSDVTATIALAKLIKTKQPKLYDFYFNHRHKKAVNELIDVYNMQPLVHISSMFSAAQGCTSWVAPMSFHPVNKNAVICFDLTQPPEVLEELDVEQLKARLYTKRSELTEDQLPVGLKLVHINKCPFIAPAKTLLPENAERLGIDREACLANLKYLRARPELRDKVAEVFTEQNGFDKPTNPDYQLYDGFTSKADKAKFAIIRAASPEELAEMQLDFEDSKFHTLLFRYRARNWPHTLSPQELDKWRKYCQNKLMHNEDNPSISAEDFMLELENLVAENESNERNMTILKALYHYAQSL; from the coding sequence ATGGCTGAACATAACGAACAATCACTTCAACCTACGATATATTGGCACGACTTTGAAAGCTTTGGCGCCACGCCACAAAAAGACCGACCCAGCCAGTTTGCCGGGATCCGCACCGATTTAGATTTAAATATTATCGGCGAGCCCTTGATTGAGTACTGCCAGCCAGCGCCAGACTATCTGCCTCAGCCTCAGGCCTGCTTAGTGACCGGGATCACGCCGCAAATGGCTTTGCAGAAAGGTTTAAATGAAGCGGAGTTTATGGCCAAAATCCATAATGAATTTGCTCAGCCACAAACCTGTGTGGCCGGTTATAACAGCATTCGTTTTGACGATGAATTAACCCGCTATAGTCTTTATCGTAATTTTTACGACCCTTATGAGCGCGAGTGGCAAAATGGTAACAGCCGTTGGGACATTATTGATTTAGTGCGGGCGTGTTATGCCTTACGCCCAGATGGCATCGAGTGGCCACTGCGTGAAGATGGCAACCCAAGCTTTAAGCTTGAACATTTAACCTTGGCCAATGGCATTGAACACGGTGCCGCCCACGATGCTTTAAGTGACGTAACCGCAACCATTGCTTTGGCTAAGTTAATTAAAACCAAACAGCCAAAGTTATATGATTTTTATTTTAATCACCGTCATAAAAAAGCAGTCAATGAGTTAATTGACGTCTACAACATGCAACCTTTGGTGCATATTTCTTCGATGTTTTCTGCTGCGCAAGGCTGCACTTCGTGGGTAGCGCCAATGAGCTTCCATCCAGTAAATAAAAACGCGGTAATTTGTTTTGATTTAACCCAGCCGCCTGAGGTACTTGAAGAGCTTGACGTTGAGCAATTAAAAGCTCGCCTCTACACTAAACGCAGCGAACTCACCGAAGATCAGTTGCCTGTTGGATTAAAGCTGGTGCACATCAATAAGTGCCCCTTTATCGCACCAGCAAAAACCTTATTACCGGAAAACGCAGAGCGCCTTGGCATTGACCGTGAAGCCTGTTTAGCCAACCTTAAATATTTGCGCGCGCGACCAGAGTTAAGAGATAAAGTCGCAGAAGTTTTTACTGAACAAAACGGCTTTGATAAGCCAACTAATCCGGATTATCAACTTTATGATGGCTTTACCAGCAAGGCCGATAAAGCCAAGTTTGCCATTATTCGTGCCGCCTCTCCCGAGGAGTTGGCTGAGATGCAGCTAGATTTTGAAGACAGCAAATTCCATACGCTATTATTTCGCTACCGTGCCCGTAACTGGCCTCATACCTTATCACCGCAAGAACTTGATAAATGGCGTAAATATTGTCAAAACAAGTTGATGCATAATGAGGATAACCCATCCATTTCGGCCGAAGATTTTATGCTGGAGCTGGAAAACCTAGTTGCTGAGAACGAGAGCAATGAGCGCAATATGACTATATTAAAAGCGCTCTATCACTACGCTCAAAGTCTATAA
- a CDS encoding lipoprotein-releasing ABC transporter permease subunit has product MLSYFLSKRFRESKRQLGFIGFLTRASTLGVMLGMAVLIVALSVINGFEEQLEQRLLSVVPQVSYEAPYEPIANWPSKVSLLEEHPNIVAATAEINLTAMLQFKGVLKAAQLKGIVPNLHENVSSVGEFVAEKPLSQLASGEIIIGQAIAKKLAVEVGDSIQLLVANRHADNPLAAPKRLTATVAGLVAMGGPLDQTLALLPIQDLQQAMAMDSTTVTGLRAKVSDVFQAHQIATQAGKTLPDLVYVSSWFRTQGGLYQDIQMVRTIVYLVVFLIIAVASFNIISSMVMEVKEKRADIAILKTMGAQDSTIFATFAMQGITYAAIGAIIGSVVGIFLAINIPELFKAWINLSDNNPLQGVYFIEYLPSKLVWTDIYISLAATFIMAAIASLYPAWQATKTDPAKVLGNG; this is encoded by the coding sequence ATGCTTAGTTACTTTTTAAGTAAACGCTTTCGTGAGTCAAAACGTCAACTTGGCTTTATTGGCTTTTTAACCCGGGCTTCTACTCTGGGTGTGATGCTTGGAATGGCGGTGTTAATCGTTGCGCTGTCTGTAATAAATGGTTTTGAAGAGCAACTTGAGCAGCGGTTATTGTCTGTGGTCCCTCAGGTAAGCTATGAAGCACCTTATGAGCCCATTGCCAATTGGCCTTCTAAAGTCAGCCTTTTAGAAGAGCATCCTAATATTGTCGCCGCCACGGCCGAGATTAACCTCACGGCAATGCTGCAGTTTAAGGGAGTACTAAAAGCCGCTCAGCTCAAAGGCATTGTGCCTAACTTGCATGAAAACGTCTCTAGCGTTGGCGAGTTTGTTGCCGAAAAGCCGTTATCGCAGTTGGCTTCGGGTGAGATCATTATTGGTCAGGCCATTGCAAAAAAGCTCGCCGTTGAGGTGGGGGATAGCATCCAATTGCTGGTGGCCAATCGCCATGCTGATAACCCATTAGCAGCTCCTAAGCGCTTAACCGCCACCGTGGCCGGACTGGTTGCCATGGGCGGACCGTTGGATCAAACCTTGGCACTATTGCCTATTCAAGACTTACAACAAGCCATGGCAATGGATAGCACGACGGTTACGGGCTTACGGGCAAAGGTCAGCGATGTCTTTCAAGCGCATCAGATTGCCACCCAAGCGGGGAAAACGCTTCCCGATTTGGTGTATGTGTCTTCGTGGTTTCGTACTCAAGGTGGCTTGTATCAAGATATTCAAATGGTGCGAACCATAGTGTATTTAGTGGTCTTTTTAATCATCGCTGTGGCGAGTTTTAATATTATTTCGTCCATGGTGATGGAAGTAAAAGAAAAGCGCGCCGACATTGCCATTTTAAAAACCATGGGCGCACAAGACAGCACCATATTCGCCACCTTTGCTATGCAAGGGATCACCTATGCGGCAATCGGTGCGATAATAGGCAGTGTGGTGGGGATATTTTTAGCGATTAATATTCCTGAGCTATTTAAAGCCTGGATAAACCTCAGTGACAATAACCCGCTGCAAGGGGTGTACTTTATTGAGTATTTGCCCAGCAAATTAGTATGGACGGACATCTATATTAGCCTCGCGGCCACCTTTATTATGGCTGCCATTGCTAGCCTTTACCCCGCATGGCAAGCGACTAAAACCGACCCCGCGAAAGTACTTGGTAATGGCTAA
- the lolD gene encoding lipoprotein-releasing ABC transporter ATP-binding protein LolD produces the protein MSELVIHCQGLVKNYQDGKTQVKVLKGVDLAVEQGEMLAIVGSSGSGKSTLLHILGTLDKASEGCVKIKGVEVGKLSRKKQAEFRNQHLGFIYQFHHLLMEFTAVENVAMPLLIAGKDAKTANTQALAMLDKVGLSHRAQHKPSELSGGERQRVAIARALVTEPALVLADEPTGNLDKHNALKIYDLLNELNQQLNTSFVVVTHDLELADKLGRAVQLDDGKVGEYQHA, from the coding sequence ATGAGTGAATTAGTAATACATTGCCAAGGGCTGGTGAAAAACTACCAAGATGGCAAAACACAAGTCAAAGTACTAAAAGGGGTCGACTTGGCCGTAGAGCAGGGAGAAATGCTGGCCATTGTTGGCAGTTCCGGCTCAGGAAAAAGTACCCTATTGCATATTCTTGGTACCTTGGATAAGGCATCTGAAGGATGTGTGAAAATCAAAGGGGTGGAAGTCGGTAAATTATCACGAAAAAAACAAGCCGAATTTCGTAATCAACACCTTGGGTTTATTTATCAATTTCATCACTTATTGATGGAGTTTACGGCAGTAGAAAACGTCGCCATGCCGCTGCTCATTGCCGGCAAAGACGCAAAAACTGCCAATACCCAGGCCTTGGCGATGTTAGATAAAGTAGGGCTTAGCCACCGGGCTCAGCATAAACCTTCTGAACTGTCTGGCGGAGAGCGTCAACGGGTCGCCATTGCTCGCGCCTTGGTAACTGAGCCGGCGCTGGTGTTAGCCGATGAACCCACAGGCAACCTAGATAAACACAATGCCCTAAAAATTTATGATTTATTGAATGAATTGAATCAACAGCTTAATACCAGTTTTGTGGTGGTGACCCACGATTTAGAGCTGGCAGATAAGCTTGGCCGCGCGGTGCAGCTAGACGATGGTAAAGTAGGTGAATACCAGCATGCTTAG